The following nucleotide sequence is from Caldicellulosiruptor saccharolyticus DSM 8903.
AAAATAATAATGAAAGAGCTTCCGCATTTTAAATTTGGAATAGCTTTGACGATTGCTTCTTCTGAGGTTATCTTTGTACTTTATGACTATCTTCTTACACTTATTCTACAAAAGCTAAAGAGTCTTAAAATTCCTTGGAGGGGAAACTAATGACAGACCTTATAATAAAAGATGCGCTTTCGTTTTTGATTTCGTTTGTTTTGGTAACAGTTATAACACCGTATATTCAGAGAAAATCAATTGAAATAGGGTTTGTTGACAGACCAAATCCCCGAAAGATACATTCATATCCAATTCCTGTGACAGGCGGAGTTGCACTATTTGTTGCATTTTTCATCTCACAGTTTTTGATAAGAGGATTTAGCAGAGAATTTTTAGGTTTTTTTATAGCATCAAGCTTGATTTTGGCAATTGGTCTTGTTGATGACTGGTATAAATCTCAAGGTAAAGAATTTAGCGCTCTTCCAAAGTTCTTGGTGCAAATTTTGGCATGTTCAATAGTTTTTTTTATGGGTATTCAGATTGAAGGAATAACAAACCCGTTTACACACAAGTTCATAAACTTTCCTGTGTGGTTTCAATATATAGCAACAGTAATTTGGCTTTTTGGTGTGACAACAGTGATAAACTTTATTGATGGCATAGACGGGCTTGCAGCAGGTATTACAACAATCTCAGGTACAACTTTGTATTTTGTAGCTCTCATGAACCTTAGCATAATCTCAACAGCAAGGGTTTCAACATACATGGCAGCAGCACTTGTAGGTGTTGCTTCAGCGTTTTTGATTTTCAACCGCCACCCAGCCAGAATTTTTATGGGTGATTCAGGTGCCACATTCTTAGGATTTGTCCTTGGAACAATTGCTGTTGAAGGAACATTTAAAGTGGCAACAGTAGTGTCTTTGATTGTACCAATCTTGACATTAGGACTTCCTATATTTGATAATCTTTTTGTCATATTCAAAAGAATTAAGGAAGGGAAACCTATTTATAAAGCTGACAAAAGTCAGGTACACTTTAGACTTCTTGAAGCAGGCTTGAATCAGAAACAAACAGTGCTATTTTTGTACTTGGTTAGCATTTGTTTTTCCCTGACCTCTCTTATCATAATGCTTCTGGCAAGAAGATAACAAACAGTTCTTTTTCTTGTTCTAAACCACCCTCGTTTTAAATATGCTAATATAAAGATTAACATAAGTCTATGAAAAGAGGGTGGTTTTGGAATGAGAAAAAGAATTTTTTTTATGTTAATTTTATGTTTAATATTCTTAACAGCTTGCAGGGCAGATATTTTGTCTTCAACTATTCGAAGTGATGTGTATCAAAATGATCAGAGTGCAGAAACAGAAATTAATTTTGAGGTTGTGGATAGTGATGTTTACACTCCTCAGTATTCAAAAGAGGAAATAGATACTAACAATTCTTTCAAGGTTCTTAGCATATTTTGTGACAAAGACAAAAACCTTGTTTTAGCAAATATTTACACCACAAGGACTTTGTCTGTAATGAGAAAAGGGCTTGAATTTTCTATATTTTCTCCACAGAAACAAAAGAAACTTAGGGATTTTGGACTTTTTTGTATATTTCCTAATGATATTCATATAAACTTTATTGAGATAGAAGGAAACTGTGCTAAAGTTGATTTAAATCAAAAGTTTTTTCAGAAAAAATACAAAAATTTTTATATAAAAGCTATCACATTTTTTATTACCTCAGTGAATGGTATAATAAAGGAAGTTTATTTTTATAAAGACGGCACAATTTACAATAAAACTCCACTTTTGCGTCGACAAAATGACCAGCTAATCTTGTTTGTACCGCAAAAGGTTGAAGATAATATCTTTCTTGTGCCAAAGTGGATTAGTGTTTCACAAAAATATAAAAACACACCTTTGACTTTTGCTTTGGGGCAGCTAATAAAAAGTCTTAGCTATAGATTTTCTAAACTAAATGGGTTAAAATTGAATAATGTAGACCTAAAAGAGAAAACCCTATATCTCGATTTGTCAAGCCAAATCTTGAATTTAAAAGGAAGTAGCGAAGTTGACACTATCTTAGCCTCAATTTGTTTTACAGCAAAAGAAATAGATAACTCCATACGATATATTAAATTATCTGTGAAAGGAAAAGAAGGATATCTTGATCAGTACGACTTAAAGGATAAAATAGATGTAAACCAGTTTGAATTAAATCCTATAAATCTAAAACTGTGAAAGGAAGGTAAGAAAAAAATGAGACAGGACCAAAGATCATATAATGAACTTCGACCAATAAAAATAACACGAAACTTTATAAAATATGCCGAAGGCTCATGTCTGATTGAGATGGGCAACACAAAAGTGATTATCACAGCAACCATTGACGACAAAGTTCCTCCTTTTAAAAAAGGAAGTGGCGAAGGCTGGATTACTGCTGAGTATTCAATGCTTCCAAGAGCAACCCAGCAGAGAAATGTAAGGGATATAAACAAGCTTAGACTCAGCGGCCGAAGCCATGAGATACAGAGACTAATAGGAAGAGCCCTAAGAGCTGGTATAAACTTTAAAGCCTTAGGTGAGCGCGTGATAATCCTTGACTGTGACGTCATTCAGGCAGACGGTGGCACAAGGACAGCGTCCATCACAGGTGGGTTTATTGCAATGTTTGATGCGTGTAAAAAACTTTATGATGATAAAGTGATAGAAAATTTTCCAATTACAGATTTTGTTGCTGCAGTGTCTGTTGGTATTTGCGACGGAGTTGAGATGCTTGACCTTTGTTTTGAAGAGGATTCTAAAGCCTCTGTTGATATGAACCTTGTTATGAACGACAAGGGCGAGTTTATTGAAATTCAGGGCACAGCAGAAGGTGGTGCTTTTACTCAGGAGCAGTTTGAAAAGTTACTTGAACTTGGGAAACAGGGTATTCAAAAGATTATTGAGATACAAAGAGAGGTTTTAGGGGAAGATAGCAAACTAATTGGGAGTGTTCCAAAAGATGAGAAAACTTCTGGTTGCGACCAAGAATAGAGGAAAGGCAAAAGAGATAAAAGAGCTAATTGGGGATTTTTTTGACATTATTTTGACACTGAGCGATTTTGATGAAAATATCAACATAATTGAGGATGGAAAAACTTTTGAAGAAAATGCTTTGAAAAAGTCAAAAACTATATACAGCCTTTACAAATTACCAACTTTAGCAGATGACTCTGGACTTGAGGTGGACGCACTTGACGGAAGGCCTGGTGTGTATTCTGCAAGGTATGCAGGTGATAATGCAACAGATGAAGAAAAGATTAAAAAGCTTTTAGAAGAGCTTAAAAACATACCAGAAGAAAAAAGAGGCGCACAATTTGTTTGTGTGCTTACATTTATTGATGAGAATGGCAGAATGTATCAAACAAGAGGAGTCTGCAGAGGTAAAATTGGCTTTGCACCAAAAGGTCTAAATGGATTTGGATATGACCCAATATTTATTCCAGAAGGCTACAATGCAACATTTGCAGAGCTTGAAAGTGATGAGAAGAATAGAATATCACACAGAGCAAGAGCTTTTGAAAAACTAAAAAAGATTTTGGGTGAGATTTACAATGAAGATACTTGTGATAAGTGATACACATGGAATTACTTATGAAGCAGAAAGAATTGTAAGAAAGTACGAAAAAAATATTGTTTTGTGTGTTCATCTTGGAGACTTGGTTAAAGATGCTGTGTATCTCCAAAATAAATTTCCAAATCTCAAGTTTGAGATAGTGAGAGGGAACAACGACTTTACAAGAGACTTTCCATCAGAGAAGATTATAGAAGTTGGGAATAAAAAGATTTTAATAACACATGGTCATATGTATTCTGTAAAGTCTACATATGACCTTATTGTTAACCATGCAAAATCTTTCAGAGTTGATGCAGTGTTTTTTGGACATACACATCAGCAGGAGGAGTTTTACTCTGACAGCATCTTATTTTTAAACCCAGGCAGCATAGCTTTCTCAAGAGACGGCTCAAGATCATATGCTATTGCAGAGGTAACTTCGTTTGGTGTTGTAGCATATTTAGAAAAGGTGTGAAAAGATGTTAATAGCCAAGGGTGAGCTTGTAAATATAAGAGAACTGAGATGGGGAGATTTAAAATATATTCAAAAATGGTCAAATGATCCAGAGGTTGCGTACTGGGCTCGTGGCGAGAAAAATGCTACTGATACACCTATTGAAGAATTTAGGAGATGGTACCGTTCCCGATCATCCTCAACCATTAAAAGGTTTATAATTGAAACAAAAGACAGAAAACCAATTGGTTCTATCTCGTATCGAGACTATGACCCTATAAATAAAGTAGTTGTACTTGGAATTCATATAGGCGAAAAGGAATATTGGGGGAAAGGTTTTGGCACCGACGCAATAAAAGCATTTGTCAGATACCTTTTTGCAACACTTGATATAAACAGAATAGAACTTGACACATTTGATGATAATATAAGAGCTATTAAGGCGTATCAGAAGTGTGGGTTTAAAATTGAAGGGGTTTTGCGTGAAGCAAAGCTCATTGATGGAAAGTTTCATGATGTTATCATAATGGGTATGACAAGAAAAGATTTTGAGAAGATAGCAAACAAAAATTAAATATGATATAATAAAAACAAACATAAAAAAAGTAAAAACAAATGGGAGGAAAAAATGAAAACAATCAATTGCGTTGGTGCTGATTTTGGGGCGTCAAGCGGAAGAGTGTTTGTTGGAAGTTTCAATGGGGAGAGTTTAGAGCTTTTTGAAGTGCACAGGTTTGAAAATACCCCCGTAAGAATTAACCAGAGTTTATTTTGGGATTTTTTGTACTTGTTTAACAACTTGAAAATTGGGATTTACAAAGCTAAAAAACAATTTGGAGAACTTCACAGTATTGGGATTGACACTTGGGGAGTTGACTATGGACTTGTTGACAAAAGAGGTGACTTACTTTCAAATCCTTATCATTACAGGGATTTGAGGACGAAAAACGCAATTGAAGAGGTATCGAGAATAGTTTCGCTTGACAAAATTTATGAGATAACAGGCATTCAGTTTATGAATTTCAACACAATCTTTCAGCTTTACATAGACTACAAAACACGGCAGGATATAATGAAAAATGTGGATTCGCTTTTGTTTATGCCAGACCTTTTTGCATATTTTTTGACAGGTATTAAAGTAAATGAATACACCATTGCATCAACCTCACAGCTAATAGATGCACAAAAAAGAGGATGGTCAGATGAACTGATAGAAAAACTTGGGTTTGAAAAAAGAATATTTAATGATATAATTTATCCAGGAAATGTTTTAGGCAAATTAACACCTGATGTTCAAGAAGAGCTTGAAATTGGCGCTATTCCTGTTATTGCAGTTGGTAGCCATGATACAGCTTCTGCTGTTGCGGCTTCTCCCTTTTCTGATGGCAAAACCACAGTGTATCTCAGCTGTGGCACATGGTCGCTGATGGGAGTGGAGCTTGAAAGTCCTCTTATTAATCAAAATAGTTTTAACAAAAACTTTACAAACGAGGGCGGAGTGGAAAACAAAATAAGGTTTTTAAAGAACATCACTGGTCTTTGGCTCATCCAACAGATAAGAAGCACATGGAGCAAGAAGTATAAAGAAGTGAGCTTTAATGAAATCAGTGAACTTGCTCAAAAATCGAACTATGAGTACGCAATTGACCCTGACAGTAGTGAATTTTTAGCCCCGATTGACATTCTGGCAGAGATAAGAAAGTGGTGCAAAAATCATTTTGGAAAAGAGCCACAAGACTTAGGGGACATTGCAAAAGCAGCCTACAGTGGGATTGTACAAAAGTATAAAAAGACAATTGAAGAGATTGAAGAGTTAACAGGTTTTAGCATTTCTAAAATCAACATGGTTGGCGGTGGAATTAAGGATAAACATCTTTGTGAGCTTACAGCAAGAGAGACAAAAAGAGAAGTTATTGCAGGGCCTGTTGAGGCAACAGTACTGGGCAACATTATGCTTCAGCTAATAGCACTTGGATATGTTAAGGATTTGCGTGAGGCAAGAGAACTTCTTAAAAAGAGTATTCAGTTTGAAATCTATACGGGGAGGTAAGAAAAAAGGTGCTTGCGATTGAACGAAGACAAAAGATAATGGCAATGCTAAATGAAAACAAGAGTGTGCTTGTTCCAGAGCTTGCAAAGCTTTTTAATGTCACAGAAGAAACTATTAGGCGCGACCTTGAGAAGCTTGAAAAGGAAGGACTTTTAAAAAGAACATATGGTGGGGCAGTCCTTGTTGAAAACTATAATGTTGATATTCCGTTTGAGTTTAGAAATGTGACAAACATTGAAGGCAAAAAACAAATAGCTCTGACTCTAATAAAGTACATTGAAGATGGTGACACGCTTGTCATGGATTCAAGCACATCAGCTCTGCAGGTTGCAAAGCTTCTCAAGACCAAGAAGAAGATAACTGTTATCACAAACTCTGAACAGATAGTAAATGAGTTAAAGGTTTTTGAAGACATCAAGGTAATCTCAACAGGTGGGACGCTGAGAAATAGATCACTTTCACTTGTTGGACCCATTGCAGAGAATACATTAAAATCTCTTAATGCAAACAAAGCAATCATCTCCTGCAAAGGGTTTGACATTGAAAAGGGCTTTACAGAGTCAAACGAGCTTGAAGCACAGGTCAAGAAGATGATGATTGAAATAGCAGACCAAATTTACATGATTGTAGACCACACAAAGATGAACAAAATAGCACTTGTCAACATTGCAACACTTGATGATGTAGACTTTATCTTCACCGACAAGGTACTGCCACCAAGCCAAGAAAATGCAATAAGGGAAAAGAATGTTGAGATTGTATACTGTTAAAAGTAAAGGGGCTGCCCGGGAATTTTGAAGCAGCCCCTTATGTATTATTACTAAAACTTTGCCCTTTATTTTCCGTTGCTATTCAAAAGATGTAGTTTGAACTTATCATGTATAGCTCTTACCGCCTTTTCAGCATCCTTTTCATCAATTAAAACAGAAATCTTGATTTCCGATGTTGAAATCATCTCAATGTTAATTCCAGCATCGTAAAGGGCTTCAAACATCATTGCAGCAACGCCTGGGTTGTTGACCATTCCAGCACCTACAATTGACACCTTTGCAACATTGTCTGCGTATGTTATATCCTTTGCTCCAATTACATGCAGGTTCTTTGTCAATACATCTAATGTCTGCTTGAGATTGCTTTTTGACACAGTAAATGATATATCTTTTGTTTTTTCTCTTCCAATTGATTGCAAGATTATATCAACATTTATATTCTCTTTCGCAAGTAAAGAGAATATCTGGAATGCCTTTCCTGGAACATTTTCAACTCCAATCACAGCAACCCTTGCTATGTCTTTGTCACAAGCAACACCTGACACAAGCAGTTTTTCCACAGAACTTACCTCCTTTACAACTGTTCCTTCATTGTCATTAAAAGATGACCTGACAACTATAGGAATGTTATATTTTTTTGCAAGCTCAACAGACCTATTATGAAGAACCTTTGCACCCAGCGTTGCAAGCTCTAACATCTCATCATATGAAATCTCTTTTAGCTTTGAGGCATTTGGAACAATTCTTGGGTCTGCTGTGTACACACCATCAACATCTGTGTAAATCTCGCACTTATCAGCTTTCAAAGCTGCAGCTAAAGCCACTGCTGTTGTGTCAGACCCACCACGGCCCAAAGTTGTGATGTCGTCATATTTATTTATTCCCTGAAAGCCTGCAACAACAACTATGTTTCTCTTGTCAAGCTCTCTTTGAAGCCTTTCTGTGTCAATTTCTTTAATCCTTGCGTTTGAATAGTTGCTATCTGTCTTTATTCCTGCCTGCCAGCCAGTAAGTGATATTACAGGATACCCGAGCTTTTCAATTGCCATTGCCATCAGAGCAATTGATATCTGCTCGCCTGTTGAAAGCAGCATATCCATCTCTCTTTTAGACGGGTTTTCGTTTATCTCTTTTGCTTTTTCAATAAGCTCATCAGTTGTATCACCTTGAGCAGAGACAACCACAACTACCTTGTTTCCCTTTTCATACTCGGCTACAGCTCGTCTTGCTGCACGAAATATTCGCTCTTTGTCTGCGACAGACGTTCCACCATATTTTTGAACAACTATTCCCAATTTTTGTCCCCTCCCTTTTTTAAAACTAAAACGTGTAAAGCTTTTTATTATTTTTGTTTGATAATATTATATTACACTTTTTTGATAATTGCTTTATCTTTTAAAGCTACTGCTACTTTGCACAGAAAAGACTGTAGCACCACTGTTGTCAGCTTCTAAAATCATCAAATCCCACTTAGATTTCAATTCCAATGAACTAAGCGCAAGCTTAACATTTTGTTCAAAACTGTCGTAATTTTCATCAATCAATGCTATTATAGAAGGACCAGCCCCCGACAAGAATGCTCCTTTTGCGCCAAACTCCAAAGATAGGTTTACAATCTTATCAAAATCAGGAATGAGATTTTTTCTATATGGTTGATGTAGCCTGTCTTGTGTTGCAGCAGGCAAAAGATCATAGTTTCCGGTTGTGATTGCGCTTGCAAAAAGAGCTGCCCTTCCAACATTGAAGACTGCGTCTTTGAACTCAATATACTTTGGCAGAATATTTCTTGCATACTCAGTAGACAGCTGAAAGTCAGGAATGAAAACTGCAAACTTGAGCCTGTTTGGTACAACAAACTTGATGTAGTTTACTTTATTTTCTTCCAGTACTGCAAAGACAAGCCCGCCAATCATTGCAGGTGTTGAGTTATCAGGGTGCCCTTCCATTTTTGCTGCCAAGAAAATCATCTCTTCTTCAGAAAGTTTTCCGCCACATAATAGGTTTGCAGCATATATACCGCCTGAGATACATGCAGCAGACGATCCCAAACCGCGTGTCAGTGGAATTTCATTTATAAGATTTATCCTCAAACCTTTTGGGTACCATCCAACCTCGTTAAATACAACCTTCATGGCTTTGAAAACAAGATTATTCTCATCCTTTGCAATCGAAGGGTCGTCTGGGCTTGAAGTTATCTCTAAACCTTTTTCGATTTCTTCCACCTCAATGATGTTATAAAGTTTTAATGCAACTCCCATACAGTCAAATCCGGCACCAAGGTTTGCCGATGATGCCGGGACCTTTACAGAAATCATTTTGCAACTTACCTCCAAGCGTATGAATTTGTCAATGTTTCATATATTTTCATCGTATCTTATAATTGATAAAACCTTTTCTATAGCAGGAAGTTTTTCAAGCTGGGATATCTTTTCTTTGAATTCTCTTTCTTTCATCTCATGAGTCACAAATGCAAATTCGTTTTCACCAATTGGTTTGTGTGTATTTACTATCATGCAATCATTAAAAATTATTGAAACTGCATCTTTTGCTTTTGAGAGGTCTTTATACTTTACTCTTACAAAAAATCTGCAGGTTGTTTCATCTATATTCAAAACCTTTATATCGCCGGAGATTCCCCAAGTGTAGACATATGACTTGTCAATATGCTTGACAATATCAATTATATCTCCCACAACCGCGCTTGCAGTTGGAAGCTTTCCAGCGCCTTGGCCATAAAACATCACATCGCCTATTGCATCACCTTTTACTAAGATTGCGTTGAATACATCATCTACATTTGCAAAAGGACTTTTCTGGAGTATCATAAGTGGACTTACTCTTGCAAAAACAGTTGTACTATCTAACTTTTTACTCATGGCAATGAGTTTTATTGTACACCCGAGTTCCTCTGCATATTCCATGTCTTCTTTTGTAACTTTTGAAATACCCTCTGTATAAATATTCACATAATTTACATAGTGAGAGTATGCAATTGAAGATAAGATTGCAATCTTTCTGCATGCGTCATGCCCATCAACATCGTTGCTCGGGTTTCTCTCTGCATATCCTTTTTCTTGGGCCTGTTTTAGCGCTTCTTCAAATGACAGGGAGTATTTACTCATCTGTGTCAAGATATAGTTTGTGGTGCCATTTAAAATTCCTGCAATCTCTGTTATTTGATTTCCTGCCAAACAGTTCTGAAGAGGTCTTATAATAGGTATTCCACCGCCAACACCTGCTTCAAAGAAATAATTGATATTCTTCTCCTTTGCAATTCTCAAAAGCTCTGGTCCATGCTTTGCAACAAGTTCTTTGTTTGATGTAACAACATGCTTCCCTTTTTCTAAAAGCTTTTTTGTATAAGTATACGCAGGCTCAAGTCCACCAATTGTTTCTACAACAATAGAAACCTCATCGTCATTTAAAATTTTGTCGAAGTCTTTTATAATCAAATTCTTTGCCGGGTGGTCTGGAAAATCACGGATATCCAAAATGTATTTAATCCCTATCTCATCTCCAGCTCTTTTGGCAATTGATGCTGCGTTTTTTGTCAAAACTTCCCATACTCCTGAGCCAACAACTCCAAATCCCATTATTGCAATCTTTACCACTTCAAGTTTCCCTCCTTTTTGAAAACTTTAATATTCTTCTCTTCCTAAAATTTCAATTTTCTTCACTCCGTCAACTCTTTCTATTTCTTGAATCAACTCTTTTACAGACTTTGTCATATCAGATGTCCTTATAGATATTGTGACAGTTGCAATTCCACCCAAGGGAATGTTTTAGTTGATTGTAAGTATATTTGCGTTTGTGTCAGAGATAATATTTAGTATTTTAGAAAGAATTCCAGGTACGTCTTGCAAAACAAGTGCAAGTGTGATTATCTTCCCTCTTGAGCTTTCAAAAAAAGGAAATATACAATCTTTGTATTTATAAAATGCACTTCTTGAGATTCCTACCAATCTAACAGCTTCGTTTACTGCCTTAACTTCCCCCTTTTCCAAAAGTTCCTTTGCCTTGATGACTTTTAAAAAAACTTCGGGCAAAACACTTTCCTCAACTATATAGTACGTAGCGTCTTTTTTCAGCATTTTTCTGTTCACCCAATATAAACAAATGTCTTTATGGAATGGATTTTAGCATACTCGGAGGCAAAATTCAAGTATAAAAAAAGATATTTTATTTCATATTAAATGGTTAGAGAGGGGATTTTATATGATGATAAGCCTTTCGGATATTATTACAAAGTATAGTATTTTAATGTTTTTCTTAAGTGGTATTTTAATATTCTTGCTTGACATAAGAGAGCTTAAATCAAAGAATTTAAAGAGAGAAGCTAATTTGGCAAAAATCACAGGAAGTGTTTTAATCGTACTTGGTATCATCTTTTATATAGTAAAAATTTTCCTTTAAAAGTGGTGATTTTGGATATGGAATTTTTTGAGATTATAAGAAGAAAAAGACAAAGAGAAAAAGAAAAGCAACACACGCAAGAAGTTGAATTTGTTAAGGCAAAGGATGAGATTTCAAGAACAATTGATGACAATCTCAAATATATAAAAGAACTTCTTGTTGACAACGACGATATTGTGTACAGGGAGTTTTATTGTATGAATGTAAAATGCGCAACAGTGTTTGTGGACGGTCTTGTTTCAAGAGAGATTATAGACAGAGATGTTATAAAGCATCTTATGATTGAGACAAGCCTGATGGATGAAGATATAAGTCAAATCAATGCCTATGAAAAGATTTTAAACCATATCCTTGCAACCGCTGACATAAAAGAAGTTACAAGTTTTAAAAGCGCTATCTTAGACCTTCTTTGTGGTGAGACGCTTCTTTTTGTGGACGGTAGCAATAAGATTATTAGAGTTTCAACTCGAAACTTTCCAAACAGAGGCATTCAACAGCCAATTACTGAAAATGCTGTAAGAGGCCCAAGAGATAGCTTTAATGAAGTGGTAAGGTTTTCAACAGCTGTTATTAGGCGAAGAGTAAGAGATACCCGCCTTAGACTGAAAAATATGAAGCTTGGGAGGCGTTCTCAAACTGATATATACCTTGTGTATATAGACGATATTGTAGACAAAAATATTTTAAATGAGTTAAAGCAGAGATTATCTAAGATAGACATTGATGCAATAATTGACGGTGGAATGATAGAACAGCTAATTGAAGATGATGTATTTTGCTTTTTTCCCACAATACAGCACACAGAAAGGGTTGACACAGCAGTTGCTGCAATCTATGAAGGTCGAATTGTGATTTTGTGCGACAATACAAACACTGCTCTCATTGTTCCTGCAACTATTATGACTTCTATTCAGCATGCAGAGGATTATTACGAAAGATGGCATATAGCAACAGTTATACGCATCCTGAGAGTTATTGCTGCCATTACCGCTATGACACTCCAAGGCTTTTATATATCCATCTCATCCTTTACGCCGAGCATGATTCCACCTGACTTAGGGCTCTTTATTGCTGCAACAAGAGAAGGTGTACCAATTCCTGTTTTTATTGAAGCACTATTTTTGGAGTTCATGTTAGAGCTTCTAAGAGAGGCGGGCTTGCGACTTCCTGGACCAATTGGGCAAACAATTGGGATTGTAGGAGGATTGATTATAGGACAGGCTGCTGTACAAGCGGGGATTATTTCGCCTATTATGGTTATCCTTGTTGCAACAACTGCTATTGCGTCTTTTGCTGTACCTGCTTATAATCTTTCAATTTCTTTGAGACTTTTGAAATTTGTATATATACTTGTTTGTGCAGCATTGGGACTTTATGGATTTATACTTCTCAGCCTTATTATATTGGGTAATCTCGTAAAACTCAAAAGCTTTGGAGTGCCAATACTATCGCCATTTGTCTCATTTGAAATTATGGACTACAAGGATGCAATTGTAAGACTTCCAACGAGATATCTTTGGGCAAGGCCCATATTTGCAAGTACACAACAAAAGATAAGAATGATGTATGAGAAAAGTCAACCACCAAGTGCGGCAGGTGAAAATAGATGATAGTAAACGACAATGACAAAATATCCAGTTTTCAGTGTTTTGTCCTTTTTGTATCTGCTATGATTGGAATAGGTATTATGTTTATGCCATCAGGAGTTGCAAAATATGCCGACCAAAACGGCTGGATTGTAGTGCTTCTTGGTGGTATAATCTCCTTTTTGGTCTTTATGCTTCTATTTAAGATTGCAATGTCAAATCCTGATGTTACTTTTATAGAACTTTTAGATTCTGCATTTGGAAAAGTACTTGGCATAGTTTTTTCTTTTATTTACGTTATTTATTTTGTAGTTTTTTCTTCATTTGAAACAAGGCTAATTGCAGAGACAGCAAAAGAGTTCTTGTTTAACCTCACACCTACCGAAGTTTTAATAATCACATTTCTTTTGACATGTGGATATATTTCAAGATATGGTGTTGAGGTCATAGCAAGAATGTGCGAGATTCTCATGCCAGGAATTATTGTAATCATAATTGTGCTCTCCTTTTTTGTATATCAAAGACTTGATTTTTCAAATCTCTTGCCAATTTTGAATATCCCTATCAAAAAGTTAATTCAAGGTATAGGGAGTACAATATTCAGTTTTTTAGGGTTTGAAGTTTTTTTATTTTTCTTACCATATATAAGAAGAAAAGATAAGTTAATCAAAAGTGCTTTTTTTGGATTTTCAGTAACAATTTTGGTTTATGAAGTAATAATAATATTTTGCACTGCTGATTTTGGTTCAAAAGAGATGCAAACTATGGTTTGGCCCACTTTGAATCTTTTTAGAGATGTGACAGTTTTAGAGATTGTAATAGAAAGACCTGAAAGTATAGTTGTTGCTCTGTGGATGATAACAACATATACAACCGAGATTATATTTTTAATGGTAGCAAGCTTGATATTAGCAAGGATATTCAATACAAAAGAACATAACTTTTTCGTGTTTGCTCAGCTTCCGTTTATATATATCCTTTCTTTGATTCCACAGAATGTTTTAGAAACTCAAAAGTATATGGACTTTTTCAGCTACTTTTTTGCAACCTTTGCTGTTTTGA
It contains:
- a CDS encoding spore germination protein, which gives rise to MEFFEIIRRKRQREKEKQHTQEVEFVKAKDEISRTIDDNLKYIKELLVDNDDIVYREFYCMNVKCATVFVDGLVSREIIDRDVIKHLMIETSLMDEDISQINAYEKILNHILATADIKEVTSFKSAILDLLCGETLLFVDGSNKIIRVSTRNFPNRGIQQPITENAVRGPRDSFNEVVRFSTAVIRRRVRDTRLRLKNMKLGRRSQTDIYLVYIDDIVDKNILNELKQRLSKIDIDAIIDGGMIEQLIEDDVFCFFPTIQHTERVDTAVAAIYEGRIVILCDNTNTALIVPATIMTSIQHAEDYYERWHIATVIRILRVIAAITAMTLQGFYISISSFTPSMIPPDLGLFIAATREGVPIPVFIEALFLEFMLELLREAGLRLPGPIGQTIGIVGGLIIGQAAVQAGIISPIMVILVATTAIASFAVPAYNLSISLRLLKFVYILVCAALGLYGFILLSLIILGNLVKLKSFGVPILSPFVSFEIMDYKDAIVRLPTRYLWARPIFASTQQKIRMMYEKSQPPSAAGENR
- a CDS encoding GerAB/ArcD/ProY family transporter — protein: MIVNDNDKISSFQCFVLFVSAMIGIGIMFMPSGVAKYADQNGWIVVLLGGIISFLVFMLLFKIAMSNPDVTFIELLDSAFGKVLGIVFSFIYVIYFVVFSSFETRLIAETAKEFLFNLTPTEVLIITFLLTCGYISRYGVEVIARMCEILMPGIIVIIIVLSFFVYQRLDFSNLLPILNIPIKKLIQGIGSTIFSFLGFEVFLFFLPYIRRKDKLIKSAFFGFSVTILVYEVIIIFCTADFGSKEMQTMVWPTLNLFRDVTVLEIVIERPESIVVALWMITTYTTEIIFLMVASLILARIFNTKEHNFFVFAQLPFIYILSLIPQNVLETQKYMDFFSYFFATFAVLILPLITYIVLVFKKKVKKT